Proteins from a genomic interval of Symmachiella macrocystis:
- a CDS encoding PilZ domain-containing protein, producing MGNADYSGREKRISQRHPFSAEVTIQQLDSNRQPVGEAIAAVTRDISTGGASLISPTFVSAAFLIVEIAHPTGTKKRLLMEVSRSRPFRKYFETGGKFVTEL from the coding sequence GTGGGCAATGCTGACTACAGCGGACGCGAGAAACGAATCAGTCAACGGCATCCGTTTTCAGCGGAAGTGACCATCCAGCAGCTCGATTCGAATCGCCAGCCGGTTGGCGAGGCTATTGCGGCGGTGACACGCGATATTTCTACAGGTGGTGCGAGCTTAATTTCCCCAACGTTTGTGAGTGCGGCGTTTTTGATCGTCGAAATTGCTCACCCGACAGGAACGAAGAAGAGACTGTTGATGGAGGTTAGTCGCAGTCGTCCGTTTCGAAAGTATTTCGAAACCGGTGGTAAATTCGTAACTGAATTGTAG
- a CDS encoding SPFH domain-containing protein yields the protein MHEERKVQPPAGWIPLVICLALVVAAPVLIGVGASQNEFSPILLGVGVGLFGLLGLFGCLPVAPNESRVLLLFGIYKGSVVTSGFYWVNPFLSKKKVSLRVHNFETGSTTTPEIKNEQGRVTQKKSRSAGSPSKVNDRDGNPIDISAIVVWKVVNTAEAMFEVDDYEDFVAIQSEAALRNLASRHPYDSEDHEVSLRGSTTEISDQLRHDIQERLDKAGVHVIEARISQLAYAPEIAAAMLQRQQAQAVVAARTKIVEGAVGMVQMALEHLAKDKIVELDDERRAAMVSNLLVVLCSDRHTQPVVNTGSLYH from the coding sequence ATGCATGAAGAACGAAAAGTTCAGCCGCCGGCTGGCTGGATTCCCTTAGTGATTTGCTTGGCTTTGGTGGTTGCGGCGCCTGTCCTCATCGGGGTGGGGGCGAGTCAGAATGAATTCTCACCGATCCTGCTCGGGGTCGGAGTCGGGTTGTTCGGTTTGCTGGGCCTGTTTGGCTGTCTACCCGTGGCACCAAACGAGTCGCGGGTGCTGTTGTTGTTTGGGATTTATAAAGGCTCGGTCGTCACCTCCGGCTTTTATTGGGTCAATCCATTTCTCTCCAAAAAGAAGGTCTCGTTGCGAGTCCACAATTTCGAAACCGGTTCCACAACCACCCCTGAAATCAAGAACGAGCAAGGCCGCGTGACGCAGAAAAAATCACGCTCTGCCGGATCTCCTTCCAAAGTCAATGACCGCGACGGCAATCCGATCGACATATCCGCCATCGTGGTCTGGAAGGTCGTCAATACCGCCGAGGCGATGTTTGAAGTTGATGACTACGAGGACTTTGTCGCTATCCAAAGCGAAGCGGCATTGCGCAATCTTGCCAGTCGGCATCCTTATGACAGTGAGGACCACGAGGTTTCGCTGCGCGGCAGTACGACCGAAATTAGCGACCAATTGCGGCACGATATTCAAGAACGGCTTGACAAAGCGGGCGTGCATGTCATCGAAGCCCGCATCAGCCAACTCGCCTATGCCCCGGAAATTGCTGCTGCCATGTTGCAGCGGCAACAAGCACAAGCGGTCGTCGCTGCCCGCACAAAAATTGTCGAAGGGGCCGTCGGCATGGTGCAAATGGCGCTGGAGCATTTGGCGAAAGACAAAATTGTAGAGTTGGACGACGAACGCCGCGCCGCTATGGTCTCCAATCTATTGGTCGTCCTTTGCAGCGACCGCCACACACAGCCGGTGGTCAATACGGGATCGCTGTATCACTAA
- a CDS encoding dipeptidase, with protein MSVESKEWSGSKEAKEFVEQSIVLDFFASPHGTGWTEPAELLNYLASARAAGVTGHSMTIAQADDNWETFLKSHHQFRNTLLQDKENVTFVHSVRDIEHAHENGTTAVIWNSQSSTILSGDLTRVAALREFGIANMQLVYNGRFRTGVGCIEAMNTPDTGLTDWGRAIIDEMVRHGIVLDLSHASRKTTEDAIAHMDQNHSGVPVVYTHSIPSGLYKNEPNATPNGCYRNISDEQAQRAAETGGVVAPTFTEWMMDGVWPDDITPLQCAQMIDYYAKLVGVDHVGIATDDMMRLDLVLAFTKANPSLYNDGGYMVDAFDRGAAGCGELSKIIAAVTDELWKMGYSNEDIQKFYGGNFMRVWDRVWM; from the coding sequence ATGAGTGTTGAGAGCAAAGAATGGTCGGGATCGAAGGAAGCCAAAGAATTTGTGGAGCAGTCCATCGTTCTTGATTTTTTTGCGTCTCCCCACGGCACGGGATGGACCGAACCTGCGGAGTTGCTGAACTATCTGGCTTCGGCGAGGGCAGCGGGGGTGACCGGCCACAGCATGACGATTGCTCAGGCAGACGATAATTGGGAGACATTCCTGAAATCCCACCATCAGTTCCGCAACACTTTGTTGCAGGACAAAGAAAATGTGACTTTTGTTCATAGCGTGCGAGACATTGAACATGCACATGAAAACGGCACCACTGCTGTGATTTGGAATTCGCAATCATCGACCATTCTGAGCGGTGATCTGACTAGGGTTGCGGCACTTAGGGAATTCGGTATCGCCAACATGCAGCTTGTGTATAACGGCAGATTCCGAACGGGTGTTGGTTGTATCGAAGCAATGAATACCCCCGACACGGGATTGACTGACTGGGGACGTGCCATCATTGACGAGATGGTACGGCATGGAATCGTACTAGACCTCAGCCATGCAAGTCGCAAGACCACTGAAGATGCCATCGCCCACATGGATCAAAATCACTCTGGCGTGCCTGTTGTCTATACGCATTCCATTCCTTCAGGACTCTACAAGAACGAGCCAAATGCGACTCCAAACGGTTGCTATCGCAACATATCAGACGAACAGGCGCAGAGGGCTGCTGAAACAGGAGGTGTGGTTGCACCTACGTTCACGGAATGGATGATGGACGGTGTTTGGCCAGACGACATCACGCCGCTGCAATGTGCCCAAATGATAGATTACTACGCCAAACTTGTCGGCGTGGATCATGTCGGAATCGCTACTGACGACATGATGAGGTTGGACTTGGTGTTGGCATTCACTAAAGCAAACCCCTCGCTTTACAACGATGGAGGCTACATGGTTGATGCGTTTGATCGGGGAGCAGCCGGATGTGGCGAGTTGTCGAAGATTATTGCTGCGGTGACTGATGAACTCTGGAAGATGGGTTATTCCAACGAAGACATCCAGAAATTCTACGGCGGGAACTTCATGCGTGTGTGGGATCGAGTGTGGATGTAG
- a CDS encoding Arc family DNA-binding protein: protein MAKRDSFLLRADPQVLDAVRRWADDELRSINGQIEYLLRQALRDAGRLPGDKPSVEDDRQS from the coding sequence TTGGCGAAGCGTGATTCGTTTTTGTTGAGAGCTGATCCCCAAGTGTTGGACGCAGTCCGACGTTGGGCTGATGATGAGTTGCGCAGCATCAATGGTCAGATCGAATATCTGTTGCGACAAGCCCTCAGAGACGCCGGTCGCCTGCCGGGTGATAAACCGTCCGTCGAGGACGATAGGCAGTCCTAG
- a CDS encoding tyrosine-type recombinase/integrase, with translation MPKSPSLRVPSYRCHKPTGQAVVNIYGRDLYLGKWNTAASRNDYDRLIAELLANGRRLQCDADVTVVEVLNAYRKFAEGYYRESVKQWQERLTDRQRAELDQWKSDHRWSPNRLRHSAGTEIRKRYGLEAAQVILGHASADVTQVYAERDLQKAVEIMREVG, from the coding sequence ATGCCGAAATCGCCCTCTCTTCGCGTCCCGTCCTATCGCTGCCACAAGCCCACAGGGCAGGCTGTCGTCAACATCTACGGCAGGGACCTGTACCTCGGCAAATGGAACACCGCAGCAAGCAGGAATGACTACGACCGCCTGATCGCCGAACTCCTCGCCAACGGGCGACGACTGCAATGCGATGCTGATGTGACCGTGGTCGAAGTACTCAATGCTTACCGGAAGTTTGCTGAAGGCTACTACCGTGAAAGCGTCAAGCAGTGGCAAGAGCGGCTTACCGACAGGCAGCGAGCCGAACTCGACCAGTGGAAATCTGACCATCGGTGGAGTCCCAACCGCTTACGCCACTCCGCCGGAACAGAGATCCGGAAACGGTACGGGCTGGAAGCCGCGCAGGTTATTCTGGGACACGCATCGGCCGACGTCACGCAAGTCTATGCCGAACGGGATTTGCAAAAGGCGGTGGAAATTATGCGGGAGGTGGGTTGA
- a CDS encoding PilZ domain-containing protein — translation MKDSSHLTSWGGQDCLTSTNDLTTFVKDLIPRQSHTGREMRINLRRSFVAEILVQKVNKDCQPVEDEFVTVTRDISVGGLCFIAPIFIETPLVIVQIEHPSGVTKRLLMEVCRCRPFRKYFEVGGPFVTNVP, via the coding sequence ATGAAAGACTCAAGCCATCTAACAAGTTGGGGCGGGCAGGACTGCCTGACGTCGACGAACGACTTAACGACGTTTGTTAAAGACCTGATTCCACGACAATCCCACACCGGGCGTGAGATGCGAATTAATCTCCGTCGCTCCTTTGTCGCCGAAATCCTGGTGCAAAAGGTCAATAAGGATTGCCAACCGGTAGAGGATGAGTTTGTGACTGTCACGCGGGACATTTCTGTCGGCGGCCTGTGCTTCATTGCCCCGATTTTCATCGAAACCCCGCTGGTGATTGTGCAAATCGAGCATCCCTCGGGTGTGACTAAGCGACTGCTGATGGAAGTCTGCCGCTGTCGTCCGTTTCGTAAGTACTTCGAAGTGGGCGGCCCGTTCGTAACGAATGTGCCCTAA